Part of the Oligoflexia bacterium genome is shown below.
CTGGTACTTGTCCCATGGATCAAGTCCTTTCAGCTAATGCGTAATGCTTTTATGAGTAAGTTACTGTCTCAAGCAAGATCAGTACTTCTAAATCAATTTATCAAATCTAGTCTTGAAAGCAATTGCGTTGTTGGGTGTGTCAAATAGATCAACAATATAAAGTAGATATAAGCTTATATCAGGTCTTTTAGGGAATGCTTGGAGGTTGTATAATGGTGTAATGGGCGCTCAAAAACTCAAAGCTAGAGCTGAAATTTCACAGCGTGAATGGGTTGAAATGGAAGTCACACTTTCGAGTGATCAAAAAATCGAAACACTCATTTGGCATGCATGGGGTTGTAATCAACTTCTTAAAGCGACTCAAATTGCGGCTGAAGAAATGAAATCAAAAAAACTTTCTGACATTAAGTGGCTCGGCGTTCAGCATTGGGATCTCCTAATTTCAGAA
Proteins encoded:
- a CDS encoding (2Fe-2S)-binding protein, yielding MYNGVMGAQKLKARAEISQREWVEMEVTLSSDQKIETLIWHAWGCNQLLKATQIAAEEMKSKKLSDIKWLGVQHWDLLISEVMMRLQGNFEVPMKDEELCHCRKIQACKIDEAIVMGAHTPEKVKAWTTASSGCGTCRPDVEKLISFRLTKK